The Nitrospira tepida genome includes a window with the following:
- the gnd gene encoding phosphogluconate dehydrogenase (NAD(+)-dependent, decarboxylating), whose product MEIGFIGLGKMGMNMVTRLRRGQHRVVVYDRATELIKQAEQQGCVGATSLADLASKLAAPRTVWIMVPSGAPTEDTIRQMAALLAAGDAIVDGGNTRFHDDLRRHAELKAKGLHYVDAGTSGGVWGLANGYCLMVGGDRAVVERLSPVLTTLAPPNGWAYVGGPGAGHYVKMVHNGIEYSMMQGYAEGFELMAKSGYDLDLARIADLWMQGSVVRSWLLELAAAALKEDPKLEKLKGFVQDSGEGRWMIQEAIDKDVPVPTLTMALFTRFRSRQEQSFAEKMLAALRNAFGGHAVRR is encoded by the coding sequence ATGGAGATCGGATTCATCGGGCTTGGCAAGATGGGCATGAACATGGTCACGCGGCTCCGGCGGGGCCAGCACCGGGTGGTGGTCTATGACCGAGCGACGGAGCTGATCAAACAGGCCGAGCAACAGGGCTGCGTCGGCGCGACGTCCCTGGCCGATCTGGCTTCGAAACTGGCGGCTCCGCGGACGGTCTGGATCATGGTGCCCTCCGGCGCTCCGACCGAAGACACGATCCGGCAGATGGCCGCCCTGTTGGCTGCGGGCGATGCGATCGTGGACGGAGGCAATACGCGGTTTCACGACGACTTGCGGCGCCATGCCGAGCTGAAGGCCAAAGGCCTGCACTATGTGGATGCGGGGACCAGCGGCGGCGTGTGGGGGCTCGCCAACGGCTATTGCCTGATGGTCGGCGGCGACCGGGCGGTCGTGGAGCGGCTGTCGCCGGTGCTGACCACGTTGGCGCCGCCGAACGGTTGGGCCTATGTGGGCGGGCCCGGCGCGGGACATTATGTGAAGATGGTCCATAACGGCATCGAGTACAGCATGATGCAGGGTTATGCCGAAGGGTTTGAGCTGATGGCCAAGAGCGGATACGATCTGGACCTGGCCCGCATCGCCGATCTCTGGATGCAGGGCAGCGTGGTGCGGTCCTGGCTGCTGGAACTGGCGGCGGCAGCGCTCAAGGAAGACCCCAAGCTCGAAAAGCTGAAGGGGTTCGTCCAGGATTCGGGAGAAGGCCGATGGATGATTCAGGAGGCGATCGACAAGGACGTGCCGGTGCCGACCTTGACCATGGCCCTGTTCACCCGGTTCCGCTCCCGGCAGGAACAGTCCTTTGCCGAGAAGATGCTGGCGGCCTTGCGGAACGCCTTCGGCGGACATGCCGTTCGCCGGTAA
- a CDS encoding ATP-binding protein produces MMKTRQSAPMLVLVAMAAAALLSGLIVRSLWPHRIWVNLPLHSTAEALGGLAAVLMALLLFSRRAEWDGGKLQGIAAGFLGMGLLEIFHALSPPGDGFVLLRSAASLCGGFGYALVWLPPKNSDRRWSRLIPNSAAAGGIVLGLWTLSFPELIPAMTHQDQFTLSAIAMNSLAVLLFFAGSAGCWVEFRQSGRPETSLLASLAFLFGLAEIMFLFSSPWDSGWWLWHLLRLAAYAWVLAYAGRGYELMVADLREALSRTRRSERRLAAEYAVTRVLADAATLKDAGQAVLQAIGESLDWELGMFWSLDEERQVLCFVDLWHAPQVEATEFVRDSREGTFQRGEGLIGRAWATGKPIWIPDVVADPTFRRAPMAARVGLHGGFAFPVRKGEELYGVIEFFSRDSRQPDQDILDMVADIGIKIGLFVDRKRKEEAFRRTEAQLVEEHRLAEVARVLGDIGHDLKNMLMPIVTGAGLLEEELSECFSKLPQPAASAAKPSRDLTHELIEMIRHGSRRIHDRVKEIADSVKGLTRAPTFAPCRLADVVSSVYATLRILADERGVTLRTEALEALPVIRADESRLFNAIYNLVNNAIPEVPSGGSVTVQGRTDESGKHILLSVIDTGKGMSPEVRDSLFTYQAISRKVGGTGLGTKIVKDVVDAHGGAITVESQEGVGTTFHITLPIEGPSSPPPNRAPAQPDAGRKTS; encoded by the coding sequence ATGATGAAAACCCGACAGTCGGCGCCGATGCTCGTCCTGGTCGCGATGGCAGCGGCAGCGCTCCTCTCCGGCCTGATCGTCCGATCCCTGTGGCCACATCGAATCTGGGTGAACCTGCCGCTTCATTCCACGGCGGAAGCGTTGGGCGGCCTCGCGGCCGTGCTGATGGCCCTGCTGCTATTTTCACGGAGAGCCGAATGGGACGGCGGGAAGCTACAAGGCATCGCGGCGGGGTTTCTCGGCATGGGCCTGCTCGAAATCTTCCATGCCCTCTCGCCTCCCGGCGACGGGTTTGTCCTCTTGCGCAGTGCGGCGAGCCTGTGCGGTGGATTCGGGTACGCGCTCGTCTGGCTTCCTCCGAAGAATTCCGACAGGCGTTGGTCCAGGCTGATCCCCAACAGCGCAGCGGCGGGTGGGATCGTCCTCGGCCTCTGGACACTTTCGTTCCCCGAACTGATCCCCGCGATGACCCATCAGGACCAATTCACCTTGAGCGCCATCGCGATGAACAGCCTGGCCGTCCTGCTGTTCTTCGCCGGCTCAGCCGGATGTTGGGTGGAGTTCCGACAGTCGGGGAGGCCGGAGACCTCTCTACTGGCCAGCCTGGCTTTCCTGTTCGGACTGGCCGAGATCATGTTCCTCTTCTCTTCCCCGTGGGACAGTGGATGGTGGCTCTGGCATCTGCTGCGGTTGGCCGCCTATGCGTGGGTCCTGGCCTATGCGGGCCGTGGATACGAACTCATGGTCGCCGACCTCAGGGAAGCCCTGTCTCGAACGAGACGCTCGGAACGGCGTCTGGCCGCAGAATATGCCGTGACCAGGGTCCTGGCCGACGCCGCAACGCTGAAGGACGCGGGGCAGGCCGTGCTTCAAGCCATCGGCGAGAGCCTGGATTGGGAATTGGGGATGTTCTGGAGTCTGGATGAAGAGAGGCAAGTTCTCTGTTTCGTCGACCTCTGGCATGCGCCGCAGGTCGAGGCCACCGAGTTCGTCCGGGACAGCAGGGAAGGGACGTTTCAACGCGGGGAGGGATTGATCGGTCGTGCCTGGGCCACCGGAAAGCCGATCTGGATTCCGGACGTGGTCGCGGACCCCACGTTTCGCCGCGCGCCGATGGCGGCGAGGGTCGGCCTGCACGGAGGCTTTGCCTTTCCCGTGCGCAAGGGCGAGGAACTGTACGGCGTCATCGAATTTTTCTCCCGGGACAGTCGTCAACCGGACCAGGATATCCTCGACATGGTGGCGGATATCGGGATCAAGATCGGACTGTTTGTCGATCGCAAGAGGAAAGAAGAGGCCTTCCGCAGGACCGAAGCCCAACTGGTGGAAGAACACCGGCTCGCCGAAGTGGCGAGGGTGTTGGGAGACATCGGGCATGACCTCAAAAACATGCTGATGCCGATCGTGACCGGAGCGGGACTTCTGGAAGAGGAGCTCAGCGAATGCTTCTCGAAACTGCCGCAGCCCGCGGCGAGCGCCGCCAAACCCAGTCGGGATCTGACGCATGAACTCATTGAAATGATCCGACACGGATCCCGTCGCATCCACGACCGGGTCAAAGAGATCGCCGATTCCGTCAAGGGCCTGACGCGCGCCCCCACGTTTGCACCCTGCCGCCTGGCCGATGTCGTCAGTAGCGTCTATGCAACGCTCCGCATCCTGGCCGACGAACGAGGGGTGACGCTTCGCACCGAGGCTCTCGAAGCCCTGCCGGTGATTCGGGCCGATGAGAGCCGGCTCTTCAACGCCATCTATAATCTGGTGAACAACGCGATCCCCGAAGTGCCCTCGGGTGGATCGGTCACCGTGCAGGGCCGCACCGATGAATCGGGAAAGCACATCCTGCTTTCGGTCATCGACACGGGGAAGGGGATGTCACCCGAAGTCCGGGACAGCCTCTTCACCTACCAGGCGATCAGCCGTAAGGTGGGAGGGACGGGACTCGGAACGAAGATCGTGAAGGACGTGGTGGATGCCCATGGCGGCGCCATTACGGTTGAAAGCCAGGAAGGAGTGGGGACGACATTCCACATCACGCTGCCGATCGAGGGTCCGTCCTCTCCACCTCCGAATAGGGCTCCGGCTCAGCCTGACGCAGGCCGCAAAACATCTTGA
- a CDS encoding AsmA family protein produces the protein MMKILLGVVLVLVLLVVLVLALPFLIDLNKYQDHYRPLIEEALNRKIALKDIRLTIWPRLGARVAGFMVMDDPAFSSDPFASLAALEVGIKLMPLLSGKVVVEEITLRDPVITVLKNKQGLLNVSTIGPKGPAKPEAPKPEVPAAPAGGPLQALALLAVDRVAIVGGKLTYQDQSTSKPTDYVIDHLEFLLQSVHLGESPTLHLAATLQPFKLPVTLDGSFGPLVETMDLQQFRFDLGIGKIMLNLAGRAVGGLLDARLASPFISSADLPMALPLTKPVQVKDLRATVKATYPPKEGLPPLELAEVPNLSLAVVMGDSVVDVKGSVLGGRATMTASSPRISTADVPVALPLKKPLEIQDLLLEAGLKGEDARLSNLSFHLFNGQAKAEAGMTLGSSAPPPFNGKATIQGLQLGPALQALGTDKVSMSGTATAQLNVGGQGFSMPDLTKTLAGTARLAVRDGKIEGINLMQEIGTVLKVAGVSSERVNATLFSTIETDLAVKGGMVAVQRLLMDSHDFRATGNGTVGFDQALNLALNLNLSEAISQKIARSTPVVKLALKDGRLALPLKITGTVQAPSYQVDMKALGGRVQEQVKEKVEKKVEEAVEGLMQGTTKPEDLKKQGKELLKDLFGR, from the coding sequence ATGATGAAAATCCTGTTGGGCGTCGTGCTGGTGTTGGTCCTGTTGGTCGTGCTGGTGCTGGCCCTTCCGTTTCTCATCGATCTCAACAAGTATCAGGATCACTATCGGCCGCTGATTGAAGAGGCGCTCAACCGCAAAATCGCGCTCAAGGATATCCGGTTGACCATCTGGCCTCGCCTGGGGGCCCGCGTGGCCGGCTTCATGGTGATGGACGATCCCGCCTTCTCCTCCGATCCCTTCGCGTCGCTTGCCGCGTTGGAAGTCGGGATCAAGCTGATGCCCCTGCTCTCCGGCAAAGTCGTGGTGGAGGAGATCACGCTCCGTGACCCGGTCATCACGGTGCTGAAGAACAAGCAGGGATTGCTGAACGTCTCGACCATCGGACCGAAGGGGCCGGCCAAGCCGGAAGCGCCGAAACCGGAAGTTCCTGCCGCGCCGGCCGGCGGACCGCTGCAAGCGCTGGCCTTGCTGGCCGTGGACCGCGTGGCGATTGTCGGCGGGAAGCTGACCTATCAAGACCAGTCCACGTCCAAACCGACGGACTATGTGATCGACCATTTGGAATTTCTGCTGCAATCGGTCCATCTGGGCGAGTCCCCCACCCTCCACCTTGCCGCCACCCTGCAACCCTTCAAGCTGCCGGTGACGCTGGACGGATCGTTCGGTCCCCTCGTGGAGACGATGGACTTGCAGCAGTTCCGCTTCGACCTGGGAATCGGAAAGATCATGCTGAACCTTGCTGGCCGGGCCGTCGGCGGGCTGCTCGATGCCAGGCTGGCCTCTCCCTTCATTTCGTCCGCGGACCTGCCGATGGCTCTGCCCTTGACCAAACCGGTGCAGGTGAAGGATCTTCGGGCAACGGTGAAGGCGACGTATCCGCCCAAGGAAGGCCTGCCTCCCCTCGAGCTGGCCGAAGTCCCGAACCTCAGTCTGGCTGTCGTGATGGGTGACTCGGTGGTCGATGTGAAAGGCTCGGTCCTGGGAGGCCGCGCGACTATGACCGCCTCTTCACCACGAATCAGCACGGCCGATGTGCCGGTGGCCCTGCCGCTCAAGAAACCGCTTGAGATCCAGGATCTGCTGTTGGAGGCCGGCCTGAAAGGAGAAGACGCGCGCCTGTCCAACCTCTCGTTTCACCTGTTCAACGGTCAAGCCAAGGCCGAGGCCGGTATGACGCTCGGATCATCGGCCCCGCCGCCGTTCAACGGCAAGGCGACGATCCAAGGATTGCAGCTTGGTCCCGCGCTCCAGGCCCTGGGGACGGATAAGGTGTCCATGAGCGGGACGGCTACCGCCCAGCTTAATGTGGGGGGCCAGGGGTTTTCGATGCCGGACCTGACCAAAACGTTGGCCGGGACGGCTCGCTTGGCCGTGCGGGACGGGAAGATCGAGGGCATCAATCTCATGCAAGAGATCGGGACGGTGCTCAAGGTGGCCGGGGTGTCTTCGGAACGGGTGAATGCGACCCTGTTCTCGACCATCGAGACGGACTTGGCGGTCAAGGGCGGTATGGTGGCCGTCCAGCGGCTCCTCATGGACAGCCATGATTTTCGGGCGACCGGCAACGGCACGGTCGGGTTCGACCAGGCGCTCAACCTCGCCCTCAACCTGAATCTATCGGAGGCGATCAGCCAGAAGATTGCCCGCTCCACCCCGGTCGTCAAGCTCGCCCTCAAGGACGGACGCCTCGCGTTGCCGTTGAAGATCACCGGGACGGTCCAGGCCCCGAGCTACCAGGTGGATATGAAGGCGCTGGGCGGCAGAGTGCAGGAACAGGTGAAGGAGAAGGTCGAGAAGAAGGTGGAAGAGGCGGTCGAAGGGCTGATGCAGGGCACCACCAAGCCGGAGGATCTGAAGAAACAGGGGAAGGAATTGCTCAAGGATCTGTTTGGGCGCTGA
- a CDS encoding YncE family protein, translating to MRSLKPLRLFALTVALLLSFTTPALADLLALLNYESKPNQSVRREGIAIMEIDPESSDFGKILMEIPLPPDLVAHHIFFNRDRTKAYITALGKSILHVVDLTKFPYRLHAIDVPDCQVGEDLVVSEDNQTWYLTCMGSSTVIMGDAVKDQPIKTISASGSADAFILYPHGIAIHNGIDRVLITSTVKPDMSEQGDTVTVLEAKTGKVLSTHKLASKPAPAKSAPVEIMFAPNADPPVVHITNMLEATLWAGIWDPKTQTFSFHQIDDFGPRQQGMPLEMLYNAKGDRLYVTTAKPGFVNLYDNSDPRQPKFLKAIPAAPGAHHSVLSPDERYLFVQNSLLNLEGMSDGSITVIDLKDDKVLGSIDTLKAQGFNPNCIMLLPNHFKQGGLRANAR from the coding sequence ATGAGATCGCTGAAACCGCTCCGGCTTTTCGCCCTGACCGTTGCGTTGCTGCTCTCGTTCACGACCCCGGCCTTGGCCGATCTGCTGGCCCTCTTGAACTATGAGAGTAAGCCGAATCAGTCGGTGAGGCGGGAAGGGATCGCGATCATGGAGATCGATCCCGAGTCGTCGGACTTCGGGAAGATCTTGATGGAGATTCCGCTCCCGCCCGATCTCGTCGCGCATCACATCTTCTTCAACCGCGATCGGACCAAGGCTTATATCACGGCCCTGGGGAAGAGCATCTTGCACGTCGTGGACCTGACTAAATTTCCGTACCGGCTCCACGCGATTGACGTGCCGGATTGCCAGGTCGGCGAGGATCTCGTCGTGTCGGAAGATAACCAGACCTGGTATCTCACCTGCATGGGATCGAGCACGGTCATCATGGGTGATGCGGTGAAGGACCAGCCGATCAAGACGATCAGCGCGTCTGGGTCGGCCGACGCCTTCATCCTGTATCCGCACGGCATTGCGATTCATAACGGCATCGACCGGGTGCTCATCACCAGCACGGTGAAGCCGGATATGTCGGAACAGGGCGACACGGTGACGGTGCTGGAGGCCAAGACTGGCAAGGTGCTGTCGACGCACAAGCTGGCCTCGAAACCGGCTCCCGCCAAATCCGCCCCCGTCGAGATCATGTTCGCTCCGAATGCCGACCCGCCGGTGGTCCACATTACCAATATGCTCGAGGCCACGCTGTGGGCCGGAATCTGGGATCCCAAGACCCAGACATTTTCTTTCCACCAGATCGATGACTTTGGTCCACGGCAACAGGGCATGCCGTTGGAAATGCTTTACAACGCGAAGGGAGACCGGTTGTACGTCACCACGGCCAAGCCGGGGTTCGTGAATCTCTATGACAACAGCGATCCGCGGCAGCCGAAGTTTCTGAAAGCCATTCCCGCCGCTCCCGGCGCCCACCATAGCGTGCTGTCTCCGGATGAGCGGTATCTATTTGTCCAGAACAGTCTGCTGAACCTGGAAGGCATGAGCGACGGGTCGATCACGGTGATCGATCTCAAGGATGACAAAGTCCTGGGCAGCATCGATACGTTGAAAGCGCAGGGGTTCAACCCCAACTGCATCATGCTGCTGCCGAATCACTTCAAACAAGGCGGGTTGCGGGCCAACGCACGGTAG
- the ltaE gene encoding low-specificity L-threonine aldolase codes for MTPIDLRSDTVTKPTPAMREAMAQAPVGDDVYGEDPTVNALQEKAAALLGKSFALFVPSGTMANQLSVRVLTKPGDEVILDSRSHIVRYEQGAAAALSGVQLFTIPTERGLLAPEQVQAAIRPKDPHTLPTGLICLENTHNAGGGSIYSLTAIERIHTLARSQGIPMHLDGARLFNAVVATGISAAAYAQYFDTVSFCLSKGLGAPAGSLIVTNHEELSLRLRRYRRMYGGAMRQAGILAAAGLYALDHHIVRLKEDHDNAIRLARALRSLPAVKVDLGRTETNIVLFDVPQQSRPASEILGALREKGVLINAVGPTTYRAVTHLDVSADDIDRAAEVFSAVLAT; via the coding sequence GTGACTCCTATCGACCTCCGCAGCGATACGGTGACGAAACCGACGCCCGCCATGCGGGAGGCGATGGCGCAGGCCCCGGTGGGCGACGACGTGTATGGGGAAGATCCCACCGTCAACGCGCTTCAAGAAAAGGCCGCGGCGCTGCTGGGCAAGTCCTTTGCGCTCTTCGTCCCTTCAGGGACGATGGCGAACCAACTGAGCGTTCGCGTCCTGACCAAGCCGGGCGACGAAGTCATCCTGGACAGCAGATCCCACATCGTCCGATACGAACAAGGGGCCGCTGCGGCCCTCTCCGGCGTGCAGTTGTTCACGATTCCGACCGAGCGCGGCTTGCTGGCGCCCGAGCAGGTGCAGGCCGCCATCCGTCCGAAAGACCCCCATACCTTGCCGACCGGGTTGATCTGCCTGGAGAACACGCATAACGCGGGCGGCGGTTCGATCTATTCCCTCACGGCCATCGAGCGGATACACACGTTGGCCCGCTCGCAGGGCATTCCGATGCATCTCGATGGGGCGCGGCTCTTCAACGCGGTGGTGGCGACTGGAATTTCCGCCGCCGCCTATGCCCAGTACTTCGACACCGTGTCGTTCTGTCTCTCGAAAGGTCTGGGGGCCCCGGCCGGATCGCTGATCGTCACCAACCATGAAGAGCTGTCTCTGCGGCTGAGGCGATACCGGCGCATGTATGGCGGGGCCATGCGGCAGGCCGGTATCCTTGCGGCCGCCGGCTTGTATGCGCTCGACCACCATATCGTCCGGCTGAAGGAAGATCACGACAATGCCATCCGGCTGGCCCGCGCGCTCCGGTCGCTGCCGGCCGTGAAGGTGGATCTGGGACGGACCGAAACCAACATCGTGCTGTTCGACGTGCCGCAGCAGTCCCGCCCGGCGAGCGAGATCCTGGGGGCCTTACGAGAAAAGGGAGTCCTGATCAACGCCGTCGGGCCGACCACCTACCGTGCCGTGACCCATCTCGATGTGTCCGCCGACGACATCGACCGGGCAGCCGAGGTCTTTTCGGCGGTGCTGGCGACGTGA
- a CDS encoding nucleotidyltransferase domain-containing protein produces MHEDVKPAASEGETVDGPTRQELNAELLAVPDLPEPPEALEPPGFDEILSHALRHVKGKRGGDLVAVLLTGSAARRMLTPHSDLDLIAVVKGEADRDELIRVADRIVDIRYRGQRLMEEELAYSPRLASLLRKARVLFDHEGVGAQLVERAAERFRQGPERVALFEQIRLKTECLHLLGKAEDLQRKPATAQYLLALFVDRYLEAFFRLRGFWPTAPADVIRFLSSRDPAIGGLVERFHLEPTVAGKLNLGRQLADLLFKDIPLPARID; encoded by the coding sequence ATGCATGAAGATGTGAAACCGGCAGCGTCCGAGGGCGAGACGGTCGACGGGCCGACCCGTCAAGAATTGAATGCTGAGTTGCTGGCGGTGCCGGACCTTCCCGAACCGCCCGAGGCTCTCGAACCGCCGGGATTCGACGAGATCCTGTCGCATGCCCTGAGGCACGTAAAGGGCAAGCGGGGCGGCGATCTGGTGGCGGTGCTGCTGACCGGATCGGCGGCGCGCCGCATGTTGACACCCCACAGCGATCTGGATTTGATCGCCGTCGTCAAGGGAGAGGCGGATCGGGACGAATTGATCCGGGTTGCGGATCGCATCGTCGATATCCGGTATCGGGGCCAGCGCCTGATGGAGGAGGAACTCGCCTATTCTCCAAGGCTAGCGTCGTTGCTGCGCAAGGCCCGCGTCCTGTTCGATCACGAGGGGGTCGGCGCCCAACTGGTCGAGCGCGCCGCCGAGCGGTTTCGGCAAGGACCGGAGCGCGTGGCCCTGTTCGAGCAGATCCGCTTGAAAACCGAGTGCCTGCATCTCCTGGGAAAAGCCGAGGACTTGCAGCGCAAGCCGGCGACCGCGCAGTATCTGCTGGCCCTGTTTGTCGACCGGTACCTGGAGGCCTTTTTCCGCTTGCGCGGATTTTGGCCGACGGCGCCAGCCGACGTGATTCGTTTTTTATCCTCCCGCGATCCCGCGATCGGCGGGCTTGTCGAGCGGTTTCACCTGGAGCCGACGGTAGCGGGCAAGCTCAATCTTGGGCGGCAACTGGCCGATCTGTTGTTTAAGGATATCCCGCTGCCGGCCCGGATCGACTAG
- the zwf gene encoding glucose-6-phosphate dehydrogenase: MTADAERIHVETATNGLSPVEPCTVVIFGGSGDLARRRLIPALYNLLLDGLLPEKYVVLGLGRKPMTDEEFRGVAREGITRFSRQALSDEKWRDFSNHLFYQPGDTDDPATFQQIKQRAEEIERQFGLPGHRIFYLSIPPSSFTTVCQGLEQSGLAVRPAQNVPYARIIVEKPVGRDLQSAKHINAVTGRVFDESQIFRIDHYLGKETVQNLMVVRFANSLFEPVWNHKYIDHVQITVSEAEGVGTRATYYEEAGALRDMIQNHLLQLLCLVAMEPPYSLDPDVVRNAKMEVLRCLRPIRGKDVESFTVRAQYAEGRVQKEQVPGYRRESGVNPNSTTETYVAVKCFVENWRWSGVPFYLRTGKALPKRASEVAVQFKEIPQILFNTNPQQPQPPNVLALRIQPEEGLSLRIVSRVPGTRAETHPVEMSFKYCDVFGKPSPEAYERLLLDVMAGDASRFMRRDAVEASWAWITDILEGWSQQGLRWLPEYPAGTWGPVEADRMIQKDGRSWRIL, encoded by the coding sequence ATGACTGCTGACGCCGAACGCATCCATGTCGAGACCGCGACCAACGGATTGTCCCCGGTCGAGCCCTGCACGGTGGTGATTTTCGGCGGCTCGGGCGACCTCGCCAGGCGGCGGTTGATCCCGGCCCTCTACAATCTGTTGCTCGACGGGTTGCTCCCCGAGAAGTATGTCGTGTTGGGGTTGGGACGGAAGCCGATGACCGACGAGGAGTTCCGCGGGGTGGCGCGGGAAGGGATCACGCGCTTCTCCCGCCAGGCCCTGAGCGACGAGAAGTGGCGGGATTTCTCGAATCATCTCTTCTATCAGCCCGGCGACACGGACGATCCCGCCACCTTCCAACAGATCAAACAGCGGGCGGAGGAGATCGAACGGCAGTTCGGCCTCCCCGGCCACAGGATTTTTTATTTGAGCATTCCTCCGAGTTCCTTTACCACGGTGTGTCAGGGGCTTGAACAATCCGGGCTTGCCGTGCGTCCGGCTCAAAATGTCCCCTATGCGCGCATCATCGTGGAGAAGCCGGTGGGCCGGGACCTTCAATCGGCCAAGCACATCAACGCGGTGACCGGCCGGGTGTTCGACGAGTCGCAGATCTTCCGCATCGACCATTATCTCGGGAAAGAAACCGTTCAGAATCTCATGGTGGTCCGGTTTGCGAATAGCTTGTTCGAGCCGGTTTGGAACCACAAGTACATCGACCATGTGCAGATTACGGTCAGCGAGGCGGAGGGCGTGGGCACGAGGGCGACCTATTACGAGGAAGCGGGCGCGCTGCGCGACATGATCCAGAACCACCTGCTGCAACTGCTCTGTTTGGTGGCGATGGAACCGCCCTATTCGCTGGACCCGGACGTGGTGCGCAACGCCAAGATGGAGGTGCTGCGCTGCCTCCGGCCGATTCGCGGGAAGGACGTCGAATCCTTTACCGTGCGGGCTCAGTATGCGGAGGGCCGGGTGCAGAAGGAACAGGTGCCCGGCTATCGTCGCGAATCCGGCGTGAACCCCAATTCGACGACCGAGACCTATGTGGCCGTGAAGTGTTTCGTCGAGAACTGGCGCTGGTCCGGCGTGCCCTTTTATCTGCGCACCGGCAAGGCGCTGCCGAAACGGGCCAGCGAAGTGGCCGTGCAGTTCAAAGAGATTCCGCAGATCCTGTTCAATACGAATCCGCAGCAGCCCCAGCCACCGAATGTGCTGGCCCTGCGGATTCAGCCGGAAGAGGGGCTCTCGCTGCGAATCGTTTCGCGAGTGCCTGGCACAAGGGCCGAAACCCATCCGGTCGAAATGAGCTTCAAATACTGCGACGTGTTCGGCAAACCCTCACCGGAAGCCTACGAGCGGCTGCTGCTGGACGTAATGGCGGGCGACGCCTCGCGCTTCATGCGGCGGGATGCGGTCGAAGCTTCCTGGGCCTGGATCACCGACATTCTGGAAGGTTGGAGCCAACAGGGGCTTCGGTGGCTGCCGGAATATCCGGCCGGGACCTGGGGGCCGGTCGAAGCCGATCGGATGATTCAGAAGGATGGCCGGAGTTGGCGGATCTTGTAA
- a CDS encoding mechanosensitive ion channel family protein, whose protein sequence is MHTMELIQDYLVRYGFRLLGALAILVVGAMVAKRVGNFTLKALERQEMEPPVRRLLSQVVQGLVFMLAILAVLDQIGVQIAPLLAGLGVAGLGIGIALQGVLSNVIAGLSIIFTKPYRVGEHISLLGVHGDVVTISIFSTILVHPDRSRVVIPNRKIVGEILHNFGTIRQLDLSVGVSYKTDMAKALEVVRELLARHPHVLKDPAPIVGIAGFGDSSVTIAIKPWVPVPQFAAAQAELNRAIIERFRAAEIDIPFPQREVRLLSEAPALS, encoded by the coding sequence ATGCACACGATGGAACTGATCCAAGATTACCTGGTGCGCTACGGCTTCCGTCTCCTGGGCGCGTTGGCGATCCTCGTCGTCGGGGCCATGGTGGCGAAGCGGGTCGGCAACTTCACGCTCAAGGCTCTCGAGCGGCAGGAGATGGAACCGCCCGTCCGCCGGCTGCTCTCCCAAGTCGTGCAGGGGCTGGTGTTCATGCTGGCCATTCTGGCCGTCCTGGACCAGATCGGCGTCCAGATCGCGCCGCTGCTCGCCGGCTTGGGCGTGGCCGGCTTGGGGATCGGCATTGCGCTCCAGGGCGTGCTCAGCAACGTCATCGCCGGCCTTTCGATCATCTTCACCAAACCCTATCGAGTCGGCGAACATATCTCGCTGCTCGGGGTCCATGGGGATGTCGTGACGATCAGCATCTTCTCAACGATCCTGGTCCATCCCGACCGCTCCCGCGTGGTCATCCCCAACCGCAAGATCGTGGGGGAGATCCTCCATAACTTCGGGACGATCCGTCAACTGGACCTCTCGGTCGGCGTCTCCTACAAGACGGACATGGCCAAGGCGCTCGAGGTCGTCCGGGAACTGTTGGCCCGGCACCCGCACGTGTTGAAGGACCCGGCGCCGATTGTCGGGATTGCCGGGTTCGGCGACTCTTCCGTCACGATCGCGATCAAGCCCTGGGTGCCGGTCCCGCAGTTCGCCGCCGCGCAAGCGGAACTCAACCGGGCGATCATCGAACGGTTCCGCGCCGCCGAGATCGACATCCCGTTCCCGCAACGGGAGGTCCGGCTGTTGTCCGAAGCGCCGGCCCTGTCCTAA